From Lysobacter silvisoli, the proteins below share one genomic window:
- the proB gene encoding glutamate 5-kinase: MSASDFAPQALPSWRRAVLKVGSSLLASPQGLDPRYAQGLARFIDGARAQGREVVLVSSGAVAAGRGRLQAGGDGLVLRQALAALGQASLVSFWQSLSPAPVAQVLLTHDDLRHRRRYLNARAALRELLRLDALPVINENDTVAVDELKLGDNDNLAAAVASLVDADLLLIATDIGGLYSGHPQRDPQARPIERVAQVTPELLLAASGGAGALGTGGMRTKLEAATKAAVAGIATALFCGRDDAVVQALGEGRLYGTLIEARRDRARARKQWLRHAPAGGALRIDAGAVAALRARGASLLPGGVVAVDGEFRRGDVLELRAHDDPAAPPLARGLAQYNAAEIRRIAGRHSREIEALLGFRYGEEVVHRDDLVLLDAPAAPLELSA, encoded by the coding sequence GGTGGGCAGCAGCCTGCTCGCTTCGCCGCAAGGTCTGGACCCACGCTACGCGCAGGGCCTGGCGCGTTTCATCGACGGCGCGCGCGCGCAGGGCAGGGAAGTGGTGCTGGTGTCCTCCGGCGCGGTCGCCGCCGGGCGCGGTCGCTTGCAGGCCGGTGGCGACGGCCTGGTGCTGCGTCAGGCGCTGGCCGCGCTGGGCCAGGCCTCGCTGGTCTCGTTCTGGCAGTCGCTGTCGCCCGCGCCGGTGGCGCAGGTGCTGCTGACCCACGACGACCTGCGCCACCGCCGCCGCTATCTCAATGCGCGCGCCGCGTTGCGCGAACTGTTGCGCCTGGACGCGCTGCCGGTGATCAACGAGAACGACACCGTCGCCGTCGACGAACTCAAGCTGGGCGACAACGACAACCTGGCCGCTGCCGTGGCCTCGCTGGTCGACGCCGACCTGCTGCTGATCGCCACCGACATCGGCGGCCTGTACAGCGGCCACCCGCAACGCGACCCGCAGGCGCGGCCGATCGAGCGCGTGGCCCAGGTCACCCCCGAACTGCTGCTGGCCGCCAGCGGCGGCGCAGGCGCGCTGGGCACCGGCGGCATGCGCACCAAGCTGGAAGCGGCGACCAAGGCCGCCGTGGCCGGCATCGCCACCGCGCTGTTCTGCGGCCGCGACGATGCGGTGGTGCAAGCGCTGGGCGAAGGCCGCTTGTACGGCACGCTGATCGAAGCCCGCCGCGACCGCGCCCGCGCGCGCAAGCAATGGCTGCGCCATGCGCCGGCTGGCGGCGCGTTGCGCATCGACGCCGGCGCCGTGGCCGCGCTGCGCGCGCGCGGGGCTTCGCTGCTGCCCGGCGGCGTGGTCGCGGTGGACGGCGAGTTCCGCCGCGGCGACGTGCTGGAACTGCGCGCCCACGACGACCCCGCCGCGCCGCCGCTGGCGCGCGGCCTGGCCCAATACAACGCCGCCGAAATCCGCCGCATCGCCGGCCGCCACAGCCGCGAGATCGAAGCCCTGCTGGGCTTCCGCTACGGCGAGGAAGTGGTGCACCGCGACGACCTCGTTCTGCTCGACGCGCCCGCCGCGCCTTTGGAGCTGTCCGCATGA